The genomic stretch ATCCAGGAGAAGGAGAGACCTTTCTCAGAAATGCAGGTGTATGGTGCCTGAGAAATAACACATGCGGAGAGCTTCCCGGTTTCCAAGTTGTAAGCATGTCCTGAGATATACTTTGCTCCCTGCTTTTCTGGCCATTGAATGGTTTCTGCTGCCTGGgtcacagataaggaaactggcAATCAGAGAGGTGATATGGCCTCTTAGAGGTGCCCCAGGCCGagagccaggctggctggcctttcTGAAGCTGTGAAAGTATACTGGGCCATTGCTTTACCCACAAGTAGGTGTCTGCCTACAGAACAGCTGCCCTGGTGCCTTCAGTTGTACATGTGGAAGTTCCTGCTCCAGAGGAAGGTATCACGTAAGCCCCACTGGGCTACCAACCACCTGCCCAGAGCCCAGAGCAAACGGAGCCCCTGGGCAGGCCCAAGAGACCCCAGGAAGGAACTCAACAGGAACTCCTAGTCACAGCTCACCTATACAATCCCTGTGTTTCAGGcagaccagtgtgtgtgtgtgtgtgtgtgtgtgtgtgtgtgtgtgtgtgtgtgtaatttttatatatataaatgttttgcctatattttgcctatatatgaatattttgcctgtgtgtatctgcatcatgcatatgcatgtgcccAGTTAGAAAATAAGATCAGATCTCCcggaactaaagttacaggtggtttcAAGACACCatataggtactgggaattgaacccaggtcctctgcaaggacctggaagcaacaagtactctaacccactgagccatctctccagccctggggaaaAGAGTATTTCTAACAGCTTAGATACAGCGTGGGCCCCAAAGAGAACTTTCTTCAGCGCATGTTAGAAGTTAGAGGCATTCTCAAAGGTTTCTGGGCCCCTTAGGGTCTCTTCAGACTGGAGCTAGCCTTGGGAGAAATATggatatgtatgtgtgggcaGAAGTATATAGATGCTGTGGggacatgtgtgtatttgtatgcacatgtatagATGTGGGAGTAAGATatgttacatatttatatatgtgtgtattggaATATTAACATATAGTGGATATATTTGTGCTTATGTGTGAGGGTGGTACAtgaatatctatatatatatatatgatgttcaTGTATATAAGTActttgtgcacatgtacatatgggaacatgtatacatgtatggagatatttacatgtgtgttgtgcatttgtatgcatgtggtaGGTGCAAATATGGAGAGTATGTGGGGCCAAGTGGTTTATAGGTATATCCATGTTTGTGTAGATATGAGTAGGTAGAGATTTTCCTCAGGACCACAATCAGCTCTGTTCTGccagccacttcccaaataaccataTAGAGagttattaataattataaatgttctgTCGACAGCTCAAGCTTGtgactagctaactcttacattttacattaacccatatttcttatctagcCTCTGCCTTGTGGTGGTACCTTCTTTCAACAcagcatgttcatcttgcttctctctgcatctgctcgtgactcctctgactccacccttcttcccagcttcTTTCTGCCCCCCAGATCTCCTGCCAATCGgccttttattaacaatgagagcaatacatatttacagcgTACAaagattgtcccacagcaagtgagggtggtttatatgtgtgtatgtatgttatgtgtgtgtgaagaagatATGTGCAGGGTTAGGAATATGTATGTGGTGGTTTGTGTCTGTGGATTTGAGTGTAACCAATCCTAGGACAGAGACAAGATGTTCAGATACTCAAGTGTGCACCCCATGGCCAGGCGATTGGAAGTTTCCTTGATCCTATCTGCTtttgacagagacagaaaggtctAATGAGCTTGAAATCCCAGTCCCGGTTCCTGGGGGAGCATGTGGGTCTTTCCCACACTCTTTCATCAGCTTCTTGTGGCAAGAGTTCTTTTGAGAGTGCACCTCCTCTACATGCAGGGGTAGTAAGTACACCAGGTATATCGGGAGGTCAGGCTCCTATGGGCTTGACCTGGTGCACTCGATCTATTGACTGTGAAGATGTTGGAGCACTTAGTCCCTGGGGTTGCCAGGGAATATAGAATGGCGTCAGAACAGGCATTGCACCCATTTAGAGTTTGTCCATGGGCCCCCACCCATAACCCAGGCCTGACTCTCCTCCTAGAAACCCTACATCTGCAAGATCCCGGGATGCACCAAGAGGTACACAGACCCCAGCTCTCTGCGCAAGCATGTGAAGACAGTCCATGGACCAGATGCTCATGTCACTAAGAAGCAGCGCAATGATGTGCACCTCCGTGCGCCACTGCTCAAGGAGAATGGGGACAATGAGGCCAGTGCCGAGCCTGGTGGCCGGGGATCTGAGGACAGTGTGGAGGCCAGTAGCACCAGCCACACTGTGGAGGACTGCCTGCATATCAAAGCCATCAAGACAGAGAGCTCCGGGGTAAGACAGAGCTGGGTGCCCAACTGGCAGAGGGCAGTTCCCCAGCTCTGCACAAGGCCCAAAAGCCCAGCCCCTCTGAGGGTTCTGCAAAGGCACCCCTTCTCAGAATGGAATGATGCCCCACCTTGCTCCAGCTCAACTTTCCTCCTTTATCACCTTGCACCCCCTCATGAAACCTGTCTCGTTTCAGTCACCTTCTCTAACCCAGCTCCTGCTGGGCAACTGAGGCTGGGGCTCGGGATGCCCTTCCTCCGTGATGCTCTGCACAGGATGTGTTTGCCTCCTCATCCAGAACCTGGGTACCACTGTGGGTTCCCACCCTCTGTCCGTGTCCGTGTCGTCCCCACTCTAGCCTCTGCTCCTTTCGTTCTAACCACCTGTTCTTTGTCTCCACCTCTTTTTCCCAACTGTACCTCCCCTAAGGATAGACGCTACTGAGGTGAGcggaggaatggggtgggggtggggtgcccAGGGTGAGAGGGTGGACTGGGGTACTGCTTCAGGCCCCTGACTGGGCAGAGATCGAACTGATCTTTGGAGAAGCAGGTGACGGACGGACGCCGTGGCAGTAGGTAGAGGTAGTCAGCAAGAGAGAGGCCGGCAGGGGTGGAGAGCAAGGGATCCAAAGCAAGAGAGGGCATGAGTGAGGTGTGGGGAGCAAGGGAGGGCAGGGGCGAGGGCtggagagcaagggagggagggcaggggtgAGTCGGCTAGATGGAGCAAAGGCTAGTGGAGGGCACCGTGGTCAAGGCCTGCAGAGTCCTGCTGGTTGGAAGCATCTCCACTAACTTGGGCAtgtattattattgtgttttcccaAGGAAGGGGCAGGGACAGGGAAGGCATTTGATCCAGAAATGAGCCTTAAGCTGCTACATCCAGGGTTTGCTTCCGGGGCAATCTCAGGCCACACTGGATGCTGTAGAGGGCTGTGGTGTTGACTTATTTGCCggccccaccccagcccagagGGAGAGCCAAGTattctactttcatttttgtgGCTACAGCAAATACTCCAGCAAAAAGCTAGGAATGGCAAGTGTGAGGAGAAGATTTGAGTTACAATTCCAGATCCCTACCCATCATTTctgggaagtcgaggcaggaagTCAAGCAGCTAAGTGCGTCACATCCACAGTCCACAGTGCTGTCTGCTGCTTCGCTCAGCTGGTTGTCTTCTCTCCGACAGTTCAGGACCCACCACTCACAGTCAGCCTAGGTCTTCCTACATTCAGTCAATAACCTAGACAGTCCCCCACAGACCTGCACACAAACCAACCTGATCTAGATCATTCCTTATCAAGAGTCTCCTCCCAGGTGAGTCTAGACTGTCAAGTTGATATGTAGCCAGTTTGGAGTGGCCATGCCAGGCAATGGCTACACGCCTTAGCTCCCTGCTCCTCCCATATTTCCCTCCTTAAGCACCTCCCCTGACCTATAGAGAGCACTCTGTGCAGTAGGAGGCAGCTGGCCAGCAAGTCACCAGACTTCTGTTATCCCTCACTTCATTGTGGGCACATCAGTGGTACCGTGTTGAATACCTTCTTTCTGGGTAAACATAGTCACCTTCTGCTTACAATAGGACAAATCCTTGCTCATGTAGAAGGCAGTTTGGGTCGACCTCATCATTAAGAAAGGTCAAGGGTAGACTTAACCATCTCCTGCAGGCAGACAAGGGATGGGTCGctagtgtctcttcaaagcagtTCCCTGCTTCTCGTGTCCCTGCCCAATCAAACACAGCAGGGTATGAATGTGGGATGGGCTCATGACCAGGCGACTTCTCACACCCTCTGAGCCTGTGCCTTCTGCCTTGTCCCTACAGCTGTGTCAGTCCAGCCCCGGGGCCCAGTCATCCTGCAGCAGCGAGCCCTCTCCTCTGGGCAGTGCCCCCAACAATGACAGTGGCGTGGAGATGCCGGGGACGGGGCCAGGGAGTCTGGGAGACCTGACAGCACTGGATGACCCGTCTCCAGGAGCTGACACCTCAACCTTGGCCGCCCCCTCCACTGGTGGCCTGCAGCTGCGCAAACACATGACCACCATGCATCGCTTTGAGCAGCTgaagagagagaaactcaagtcaCTCAAAGATTCCTGCTCGTGGGCCGGCCCAGCTCCACATACCCGCAACACCAAGCTGCCTCCCCTCCCAGCAAATGGTGAATAACGCCCAGGGCTTAAAAGCTCAGATAGGAGAGAGCCTGGAACTGTTTTCTCCAGGCACCTTGCAGTCTTACTGACTACCCACAATGAGACAGATTGGATGGTTTCAGGTTCTCAATgtcttattaaaaaaagaagaagaagaactgaagaaacccataaaaatagcaaaaagagACACATTTTATTGAGAATTGAAGCATGAGTACAGGCCACTTTATAGCAGCTCAAGAGTTCCTGATTATTGCCCAGGGCTTCCTCTAGAAAGAGGAGACGGGTTGCTAGGGGCAGGGTGTGGATGGTCTTTTGAGTTTGATTAGCAGCCTTAGGTTATATAAGCCTTAGTTCATTGTCCTGATTTTATCCATAAGCACACCCAGTCATGTATAACATGATAAATGTCGGGGTGGGGGGGTCCCTGAATAGTTCACTCAAAGGATATAGTTTACCTTACTGTGTATGACACCCCAAACAAGTTCAGGCTGGATCAGCCTGGCTCCTTGGTCGTAGCTGTATTTCAGAATATGTTTGGCCACTAAAGGTTCCTAAGGGTTAGTGGGAAACTAGAGGTCAAAGTGACCAGGTTCTTTTGTTTGGAAAGGGATATGGGTGTAGATCAGTGCAGGTGCAAGCTCCAAATGTGTACGTGCTCGGCTGGTAAAGGAGTGTGTATGGTGTCAACCAAGTGAAACCCAATTGCTGAGCTTTCTCTGCACTTGGCTACTTCAACCCGACTTTGTGTTACGTGGAAATGAAACAGGCTCAGAGAGATGAGGGGCCCCACCCAAACCCCAGCATGCATGTCATTCTTCATACAGCATGCCGCTGTAACCCTCTAAACACAGGCAGACCCTGCTACAGCTCCGTCCTTACCTAGCTGTTCAGCATTTTAAGTGTCATGACGAAGGCTCGAGGAAGGAGCGCAGTGTGGCTGCCATCCCAAAGGAGCCACAGTCAGATTCATGTGCAGGGCAAGCCACAAAGCACCAAAGACagagagctggggagctggggtaCTGATGTACTGAGCAGGTGCCTTCTACAGGAAAGAGCAGGGGGGCTTCATGGAGGAGGTGGTGCTCAGCAGGGTCTTCATCGCCAAGACCATCTCTCAAGTGCCACTGGGCACATAGACCCCAGGCTGCCACCCACGATGGTGCACACTGGCACACCAGCAGCCCCATTGTTGGAAGGACTGCTGGCAGAAGACCATGAATTCTGCAGGTCTGGGATCTCTTGGGATGCAGACAGCTGTCTCCGCTCAGGAGACATTCTGCTCCGCTCAGGGATGAGACTTCATCTCATCCCTGGTCACAGAGGACGTGATCACTTGTCTGCCCATCTCAGCCATAAAGGGCTATGAGAGGCCTTGACTGGCCTCTGTCTATGCTGAGATCAGGCTAGTCAAcactgggagaccctgcctcaaaatagaaATGAATCAAACAGCaagagctggagatgtggctcagacGTCCAGTACTTGCCTTTATCCTCATGGCCCTGAGTTGGCTTCAGCACTGAATCAAGGTTGTGTGGTGTGCATAcccataattccagcacccagTAGGTAGAGACAGCAGGATCAAAAGCTCAAGGTTGTCTTTGGTCATGGGCCAACCTGGGGTACCTAACACCTTTGTcgtcaaggggaaaaaaaaccctccatgtGGGGAAATAGGAACTATGGGCCGGGCCCTCCTGAGCCCTGCTGTCAGTAACCCCATCATATGTGCAGGTGAGGTTTATATACAGCTAAAGAAACTGGGgcggtttctctgtgcagccctggctgtcctgtaactcactctttagaccaggctggctttgaatccagagatctgcctgcctctgcatcccgagtgtaGGACTAAGCACCAGCATGCTATCTCgcctggcttccttcttcccttctaaCATCCAGGATTCTTCTCTGTTGAGTGCCTGCTGTATACCTAACCTTGTGCTGGGGCTCCAGGCTCAGTCTGGTCAAGAGGGGTAGGTAGAGGAACCGGTTACTCGGGATAGGGTGTAGgtgatttttttggtttgggaaTATAGCCGTAGGATCCTAACACCACCAGGGAGTAAGTGTCCTGCAGAGCACAGCTCTTGGCCTCCTCTGACCCCTCTGTTCTTCCCTAGGTTCTGTCCTGGAAAGCTTCAACAGCACTGGGGGCGGTGGGCCGGCGGGACTGCTGCCCAACCAGCGGCTGCCAGAGCTGACCGAGGTGACGATGCTGAGCCAGCTGCAGGAACGAAGGGACAGCTCCACCAGCACCGTGAGCTCGGCCTACACTGTGAGCCGCCGCTCCTCCGGCATCTCCCCGTACTTCTCCAGCCGTCGCTCCAGTGAGGCCTCACCTCTCGGTGCCGGCCGCCCACACAACGCCAGCTCAGCAGACTCCTATGACCCCATCTCTACAGATGCCTCCCGGCGCTCCAGTGAGGCCAGCCAGTGCAGCGGTGGGGGCCCAGGGTTGCTCAACCTTACGCCTGCGCAGCAGTACAGTTTGCGGGCCAAGTACGCAGCGGCCACTGGTGGGCCACCACCCACACCGCTGCCCGGCCTCGAGCGTGTAAGCCTCCGCACCCGCCTGGCGTTACTGGATGCCCCCGAGCGTGCGCTGCCTGGCGCTTGCCCACATCCACTGGGGCCCCGGCGTGGCAGCGACGGGCCTGCCTACAGCCACGGCCAAGGCCATGGTCATAGCTATGTGGGCGCGGCTCCCGCCTTCCCCCACGAGGCGCAGGGCAGCGGCATGCGCCGGGCCAGTGATCCCGTGCGGCGACCAGACCCGCTGGTTCTGCCTCGGGTGCAGCGCTTCCACAGTACCCATAACATGAATCCAGGTTCACTACCGCCCTGCACTGATCGACGAGGCCCGCATCTACAGAGCCACCCTGGCGTGGATAGCAGCCTGACTCGCAGCACCTACTCCCCGAGACCCCCTAGTATCAGTGAGAACGTGCTGATGGAGGCCATGGCTGCCGGAGTAGATGGCACAGGACTTGAATCCGACCTGGGGCTGGTGGAAGATGAGCTGGTGCTGCCAGACGATGTGGTCCAGTACATCAAGGCCCACACCAGTGCTTCCTTGGATGACAGCACACGACAGGGATATCCCGCAGAAAGCACTGGCTTCCCTGAGAACCCTAAACTGCCCAGTCCTGGCCTACAAGGCCACCGTAGGCTAGCAGCTGCCGACTCCAACGTGGGTCCTTCTGCTCCTGGACTGGGGggctgccagctgagctacagccccTCCTCCAGCATCAGTAAGAGTAACATGCCTGTGCAGTGGAATGAGGTGAGTTCTGGCACCATGGATGCCCTGCCCAGTCAGGTGAAGCCGCCTCCCTTCCCTCATGGCAATCTGGCTGTGGTTCAGCAGAAGCCAGCCTTCGGCCAGTACTCAGGATATAGTCCACAAGCCCTGCAGACCAGCCCAGGAGGTCTAGACAGCACTCAGCCACACCTACAGCTTCGTGGAGGCCCCTCTGCAGCCAGAGGGAGCTACACGCAACAGCCTCGACAGCCGGCCACAGGCAGCCAGTGCCTGAGTGTGCCTGCCGCCCTGAGCCCTCAGGCCAGCTACAGCCAGACCCACCCCCAGTTGAGCCCCAACATTAGTGGACAGCTGAACCAGTTCTCACCCTCCTGCAGCAACATGGCAGCCAAGCCCAGCCACCTGGGACTTCCTCCACAAATGGAAGTTGTCTCCAATGCCACCATGATAAGTGGCCATCAGCGGGAGCTTGGGATGGCCAATTCATCCCTGCCTGGGGTGTCACAGCCTCACGCGGTCCTGAGCTATCCCCAGCAGGAAGGCTACCAGCAGAGTTCCAACCTTCTGTCCTCCCATCAGCCTAACTTCATGGAGTCCCCACAGAGCACCGGCTTTGGTCTCTTGCAACCTCGGCCACCCCCTGAGCCCAACACTGCCAGCCGTCACCGTGCAGTACGTGCCGGGCAACAGCAGTTGTATGCCAGGACCACTGGCCAACCCATGGTCACATCTGCCAACCAAGAGACGGCAGAAGCTATGTCCAAGGGAACAGCAGGGACCATGGTATCCCTGGCTCCTCAGCCATCTCAGGACACAGGGCGGTCACAGGATCAGAACACGCTCTACTACTATGGCCAGATCCACATGTATGAACAGAATGGGGGCTGCCCAGTCATGCAGCCCCAGCCACCGCAACCACAAGCTTGCTCAGACAATatccagcctctgccttcaccAGGGGTCAACCAGGTGTCCAGCACTGTGGACTCCCAGCTCCTGGAGGCCCCCCAGATTGACTTTGATGCCATCATGGATGATGGTGATCACTCAAGTTTGTTCTCTGGTGCACTGAGCCCCACCCTTCTCCACAATCTCTCCCAGAATTCCTCACGCCTCACCACACCCCGGAATTCCCTGACACTGCCCTCCATCCCTGCTGGCATCAGCAACATGGCTGTCGGGGACATGAGCTCCATGCTCACCAGCCTGGCTGAAGAGAACAAGTTCTTAAATATGATGACCTAAAGGCCCTGCTACAGACCCGAGCAAACCTTAGCTTCTTGGAACATGAGAGTCTGATCTCTTCTCTTTGTGAGAAAAAAGTGTTAATTAGGTCTGAGAGGGCCTGGGCAATGGCTGGTTCAGACTCgcaaatattttaaggaaagttTTAGGGGCATCTTCTTTGCTGTTTGACCTATTTTTCGGAACACTCAGAAAGTCTCGTTCAGAAAGAAACCCGTTTACACAATGTTCGCCAGCCTTTGGTGTTTATGGGATTACTTGGTTCTGGCTTCTTTGCCTCTGCCATTCCGCTAATGAGAGAGTACATTGGCCAAGGCTTTCTAAGTACATGCCCAAAGAGGGGCGGGGAATCACGTTTGGGTTTGAATCTGAGACCATGCTGGATGTTCTGCTTTGAGAAGGGTTTGCCGTTCTGCCGCTGGCAAGAGAAGGGATTGCTGCCTCCCCCGGATTCTTCCATGAAGCTTGCCAAGGTACCACGGAGGAGAAAAGTGTATCCGCTGGATATTATGGTGTCTCCTCCGTTACTGCTAGCATCTCCATTCCCTTAGGCACAATGGGACCCGCAGATTTCCTGAGTGGAGAGGAATTAATAAAATACGTATCACGAGGAAATAAACTGTGCTGCCTGGGACAAGCCCAGAACCTCTCCAGGGGCCTCTCCTGTTTACAGTGTTCAGAAGCGTACTGGGAAGAACACTTGTGTCTGATTCCTCGGGTTGCTGTGGGCTGGGGATGGACCAAGGTGAAAGAGACCTCCCATGGAAAGAGCAAGTTGCATGTTTACCCAGTCCTCTATCTCCCACATGCTACCACCCCCCATGGAAAATTCTAGGGCTCCTCCACACTGTGCCGGGTGGCCAGCTGTCCACACCTAACCACCACGTGCAGTCTCAGTACTTTCCGCTCCCctgacctctgccctcctcttCATGTTATTTGGCATGGACCAATGACATGCATGGTGTTTGTGGTTGGGTGAGAAGGCATAGGATTGATTCTCGGACTTGGAGGAACTAGTCACTGAATTTTCTTGTTCGGTATGGCCTGGCCCCAGATGAGAAGGGGCATTTGGAAACTGACTGCAGAAAGAATCAGTCGAGAACACCCTGCAGGGGAACCCGCGCCTCTTCCCCGCCACACACCTGCGCACACCCCGTCCAAAACTTCCCCCTTTGAGTTCATAGACACTTTGCCAAACCAAACCTCGCCACTCAGAGCTTCCCTCTGGCCATGGCTCTGGCTTCAGTGAGGAACTTCTTAGCAGAGTCTGGACCTCTGGGTCCTAGGACAGCAAACCTGTCTGTTTACAATCTAGAGACAAGACCAACTCCAAATGACAGCTCTGGGCCATGCCCACGGGCCTGTGGCTCCAGTGGTGGGACCTCACTGCCTGACATCGACCCTGACCTCCCCTTCTCCACTTGTATCTATTTTGTGTAGATATCGCCATCCCTGAATACACTGTGGGTGAATCGTCCAGCCAAATTTATATTGCCAAACATTTTTAGCTTTTTCTACATACTATAAATTGAGATGACATTCTCAACTTGTAAATAAGTCTTTttgtacattaaaaataattttttcataatttatctTGTCGATCTGCTTTTCCCTTGACAGTAGTTAATGAGAATCTAGGCAGTAAATTTGGTGCATTTGAACAAAAATTAGGCTGTATTTTTTTCACAACTGTGTCAAAACTGACTAGCTTACCTTAACCCAGACAAGCTTAATTCAGAATCATTTACTGGCTGTTTGCTCCTTCTCACTTTGGAGTGGGAGCAGGCAGGGTTTGACAGGTTGCCGGGACTCGGATACTAGTGAGCTTTTCCACACGTTTGAGCCAGTTGACTGGGATCCCAATGTGCCAGGTCTCATGTCCCAGGCACAGTCTGGTTCCAGGTGATGTTTTGGTTACTACCTCATGCTGTGATCAAGtccagacaaaagcaacttacgGGGAGAAGGGCTCAGAGTTCAAGGGTACAGTCAGTCTGTCCCAGTGGGGAATGTTCAGCAGGAGCATAACGTATGTGGTCACGTGcgtccacagtcaagaagcagaggaagggggtGCTAAAGGTCAGCTTCAGGCTAGGACCCCAGCCGATAGAATGGTGCTGCCTGTGGTTAAGGTGCCTCAATTTCCCCAACCTCTAAGCCTTCGCTGGCATGCCCAGAGGCATGCTTCCTGgtgattccagatcctgtcaGGTTGACGTTGAGATCAGCTGTTCCAGTGAATGAAGGGTGGAAAGAAGGACAGACCCCTAACGTTGACAGAAGAGAGTCAGGACAGGCAAGTGAAGTCCTGGGTGCATAGCGCCCAGCCTTGGGTAGAGGACCAGTAGAGAGCCATGACTAGGACCCCGAGCCTAGGAAAGCCTCCTGGTGGGTAGACAAGGCAAAACCTTGGGTCAATAAATTGATAGTCAGCCCTGGGCAACGATTGAGCAATGTTGACTTCAGAAGGCTGGGACTATAGTGTTGGGCGAGTTCTAATTAATAGAAACCTGGAGCAAATATGGGGCAAATATGGGGCAaatgctgaaaaatcagagagagaaaggagcaaacaAGTAACACCCATCTCTTACCTTGCTAATTCCTCAACTGACAAAGGGTTGAACTACTACTGTCTCCTTccgccttatattcttctctccacctagccgtatcacttcctgtctgtacaAACCTCCAGACCTCTGTGGTTAACTTGTGGCtagttctgatcttcaggcaagttttatttgttagagtacaaacaagatatcaccacaatATAACTTGGTTGGTTCAactccccagaagccacataaaagccagacacagtagCAGGATTACCTATGGGGAGTTAAGGCCCAAAACCAGGAGAATCAATTCACAGTCCAGTTAGCCTGGCATACAAattcagagaccctgtctcagggagagGGTGAGACTCGGCACTCAAGGTTGTCCTCCGAAGTCTACACCCACACTATGGCAATGTGCGTGCCTGAAAATGAGGGTGAGATGGGGgggtgcaagtgcacacacattaaaaacgAGGTTTTTACAagaagctcagtggttaagagcatttgttgctcttgtagaagaccccagttcagttcccagcgcccatgtcAGGAGGCTTGCAACCACTGAAGCCCTATCTCTGGGAGGatctgacttccttctgtgacCTCAGTGTAccctcatgcatgtgtgcacgctcACACGCAGACACGGAGATACATACAAAAAGTaaacacagaggccaggagatggGTGGCTAAGGgcactcctgcagaggacccaggacccagcacccacatggtggctcacagtcagtCACCCATAACTCAGTTCCAGAGAAACGATGCGCTCTTTATGATCTCCTTgggaaccaggcatgcacacagtatgCTTGTATacctacaggcaaaacatccataaacataaaataaatatttttaaaatattttttgataaaaTTGGAAGcttgaggggagagagagagagagagagaaagagagagagagagaacacgtgCATTTGTACAGGCCAGAGGATAACATAAGCTCTCATTCCTCAGGCCCTGTCTACTCTCACTAGATCTTGATGTCTTGGATTTCACCGAATAGGTGAACTGGCCACTGAGCCCAGGATGCACCTGCACCCTCGACAGTGCCGACATCACAagcgtgggccaccacacccacctttttatttttatttttaacttttgtttattttttttgtttgcttttcaagacggAGTTTCTCATagtctgattgtcctggaacttgctctgttggccagcctggcctccgtctgtctcctgagtgctgggattaaaggcacgcgtcaccatgcctggctccttcaTGTTTAATGTGGGTTTTGTGGCGGGAACTTGGGTTCTAGAATTCACAGGAAACACTTTACTGGCGGTCATCTCCCCCTCCGTGTCAATGTCTGTCAATGTCGTAAGGCAAGAATCACACAAACAGAGGCAGGCTCGTGACTCAGATGA from Arvicola amphibius chromosome 12, mArvAmp1.2, whole genome shotgun sequence encodes the following:
- the Gli2 gene encoding zinc finger protein GLI2 isoform X1 — its product is METSVPAPAVEKKEAKSGLLEDSSFPDPGKKACPLAVAAAAAAVAAQGVPQQLLPPFHAPLPIDMRHQEGRYHYDPHSVHGVHGPPTLSGSPVISDISLIRLSPHPAGPGESPFSAHHPYVNPHMEHYLRSVHSSPTLSMISAARGLSPADVAHEHLKERGLFGLAAPGTNPSDYYHQMTLMASHPAPYGDLLMQSGGAASAPHLHDYLNPVDASRFSSPRVTPRLSRKRALSISPLSDASLDLQRMIRTSPNSLVAYINNSRSSSAASGSYGHLSAGALSPAFTFPHPINPVAYQQILSQQRGLGSAFGHTPPLIQPSPTFLTQQSMALTSINTMPTQLSSNSSNCLNDASQSKQSSESAVSSTVNPITVHKRSKVKTEAEGLRPASPLGLTQDWIPRHGSCGCGLLFSQEQLADLKEDLDRDDCKQEAEVVIYETNCHWADCTKEYDTQEQLVHHINNEHIHGEKKEFVCRWQACTREQKPFKAQYMLVVHMRRHTGEKPHKCTFEGCSKAYSRLENLKTHLRSHTGEKPYVCEHEGCNKAFSNASDRAKHQNRTHSNEKPYICKIPGCTKRYTDPSSLRKHVKTVHGPDAHVTKKQRNDVHLRAPLLKENGDNEASAEPGGRGSEDSVEASSTSHTVEDCLHIKAIKTESSGLCQSSPGAQSSCSSEPSPLGSAPNNDSGVEMPGTGPGSLGDLTALDDPSPGADTSTLAAPSTGGLQLRKHMTTMHRFEQLKREKLKSLKDSCSWAGPAPHTRNTKLPPLPANGSVLESFNSTGGGGPAGLLPNQRLPELTEVTMLSQLQERRDSSTSTVSSAYTVSRRSSGISPYFSSRRSSEASPLGAGRPHNASSADSYDPISTDASRRSSEASQCSGGGPGLLNLTPAQQYSLRAKYAAATGGPPPTPLPGLERVSLRTRLALLDAPERALPGACPHPLGPRRGSDGPAYSHGQGHGHSYVGAAPAFPHEAQGSGMRRASDPVRRPDPLVLPRVQRFHSTHNMNPGSLPPCTDRRGPHLQSHPGVDSSLTRSTYSPRPPSISENVLMEAMAAGVDGTGLESDLGLVEDELVLPDDVVQYIKAHTSASLDDSTRQGYPAESTGFPENPKLPSPGLQGHRRLAAADSNVGPSAPGLGGCQLSYSPSSSISKSNMPVQWNEVSSGTMDALPSQVKPPPFPHGNLAVVQQKPAFGQYSGYSPQALQTSPGGLDSTQPHLQLRGGPSAARGSYTQQPRQPATGSQCLSVPAALSPQASYSQTHPQLSPNISGQLNQFSPSCSNMAAKPSHLGLPPQMEVVSNATMISGHQRELGMANSSLPGVSQPHAVLSYPQQEGYQQSSNLLSSHQPNFMESPQSTGFGLLQPRPPPEPNTASRHRAVRAGQQQLYARTTGQPMVTSANQETAEAMSKGTAGTMVSLAPQPSQDTGRSQDQNTLYYYGQIHMYEQNGGCPVMQPQPPQPQACSDNIQPLPSPGVNQVSSTVDSQLLEAPQIDFDAIMDDGDHSSLFSGALSPTLLHNLSQNSSRLTTPRNSLTLPSIPAGISNMAVGDMSSMLTSLAEENKFLNMMT